One genomic region from Candidatus Caldarchaeum subterraneum encodes:
- a CDS encoding Biotin operon repressor BirA, which yields MLSSVSANVREVAEAVSIFDEARNVGALDEGFTVFTRSVKSSVGRLKPVKSGGLWFAVLVYPRQSATTSPLLILTTALSVVEGVAKTTGLQPLLRWPNEVSLHGSVVGAASVEMEVVNDAIARAFAGAGIYVNAKPGEQDTSIAEQAGGEIDDTLLLENILQSFTKNYQLYKEGWRVELLDKIRDMMEYVRTVVSVNLSQGTQLIGFLEGLDELGRLILRVDQERIPLAPADVESITLF from the coding sequence GTGTTGAGCTCTGTGTCGGCGAATGTGAGGGAGGTTGCTGAGGCGGTCTCGATTTTTGATGAGGCGAGGAATGTGGGGGCTTTGGACGAGGGCTTCACGGTTTTTACGAGGAGTGTCAAGTCGTCGGTTGGCAGGCTGAAGCCTGTGAAGTCTGGTGGCCTCTGGTTTGCTGTGCTTGTTTATCCACGGCAGAGTGCGACGACTTCTCCTCTGCTTATCCTGACCACGGCGTTGTCGGTTGTCGAGGGCGTGGCCAAGACAACGGGTCTCCAGCCTCTTCTCAGATGGCCCAACGAAGTGTCTCTCCATGGCTCGGTGGTTGGAGCCGCCTCTGTTGAGATGGAGGTGGTCAACGACGCAATAGCAAGAGCTTTCGCGGGCGCAGGCATCTACGTCAACGCAAAACCCGGAGAACAGGATACCTCGATAGCCGAGCAGGCCGGCGGAGAAATCGACGACACACTTCTTCTCGAAAACATTCTACAATCCTTCACGAAAAATTACCAGCTCTATAAGGAGGGGTGGCGTGTGGAGCTTCTGGACAAGATAAGGGACATGATGGAGTATGTGAGGACAGTTGTATCGGTTAACCTGTCGCAGGGAACGCAGCTCATCGGGTTTCTCGAGGGCCTCGACGAGCTAGGACGACTAATTCTACGCGTCGACCAAGAGAGAATACCGCTGGCCCCCGCCGACGTCGAATCCATCACACTCTTCTAG
- a CDS encoding conserved hypothetical protein (BtpA family) — translation MPSPLLPMKPDALKEIFKNTKPIIAMIHLPPLPGAPRYSGMSVEDIIEYGLRDAEVLKSNDVDGLQVENIGDYPYLKPDDIGHETSSILAVMAREVRKTTGLPVGICCLANGVIPAIAACVASGGKWVRAAEWANAYIADEGFVEAIAHRALRYRANLRAYDVRVFADVNVKHGSHFIISDRPFEEQVADAEFFDADAIIVSGTRTGAETPLEKVVRAKQATSLPVLIGSGLNADNAENLLKVADGAIVGSYLRRDGKFWNPVEPERVKKLMSVVKKLR, via the coding sequence ATGCCTTCACCTCTTCTACCCATGAAACCAGACGCGTTAAAAGAAATTTTCAAGAACACGAAACCCATCATAGCCATGATTCATCTGCCTCCTTTGCCGGGTGCTCCACGTTACTCAGGAATGTCTGTTGAAGACATTATCGAGTATGGGCTCCGTGACGCCGAGGTTCTGAAGAGTAATGATGTTGACGGTCTTCAGGTGGAGAACATCGGTGACTATCCATACCTGAAGCCTGATGATATCGGGCATGAGACCAGCTCCATTTTGGCTGTTATGGCTCGTGAGGTGAGGAAAACCACAGGGCTTCCTGTGGGTATATGCTGCCTAGCCAACGGCGTTATCCCCGCCATCGCAGCATGCGTCGCCTCTGGAGGCAAGTGGGTGCGAGCGGCCGAGTGGGCCAACGCTTACATAGCTGACGAAGGCTTCGTGGAAGCCATAGCTCACCGCGCCCTCAGATACAGAGCAAACCTAAGAGCCTATGATGTGAGGGTTTTCGCAGACGTTAACGTAAAGCATGGGAGCCACTTTATCATAAGTGATAGACCGTTCGAGGAGCAGGTGGCCGATGCAGAATTTTTCGACGCAGACGCCATCATAGTTTCGGGAACAAGGACAGGGGCGGAGACGCCTTTGGAAAAAGTTGTAAGAGCCAAACAAGCCACCTCGTTACCTGTTTTGATAGGCAGCGGCCTAAACGCGGATAACGCCGAAAACCTGCTGAAAGTGGCCGACGGCGCCATAGTAGGCTCATACCTGAGACGAGACGGAAAATTCTGGAACCCCGTAGAACCGGAGCGAGTAAAGAAGCTGATGAGTGTCGTAAAAAAACTAAGATGA
- a CDS encoding cytidine deaminase, producing MRYAALLEYAFKALKNSYAPYSRFRVGAALLLDDGEVVTGCNVENASYGLSMCAERTAVFKAVSQGVKKFDAIAVVSSKVNPVYPCGACRQVLREFNPRLTVIVAGPGKRPLTTSLDKLLPKSFGKESLRRR from the coding sequence GTGAGGTATGCTGCGCTTTTGGAGTATGCGTTTAAGGCTTTGAAGAACTCGTATGCACCGTACTCTCGTTTTCGCGTCGGCGCCGCCTTGTTACTGGATGATGGTGAGGTTGTGACTGGATGCAACGTTGAGAACGCCAGCTACGGCCTCTCGATGTGTGCAGAGCGGACAGCTGTCTTCAAGGCAGTGTCACAGGGGGTGAAGAAATTTGACGCGATAGCAGTGGTCTCCAGCAAAGTTAACCCTGTGTATCCATGTGGAGCCTGTAGACAGGTTCTCCGAGAGTTTAACCCGCGTCTGACAGTTATCGTCGCTGGGCCGGGTAAGAGGCCTCTCACCACATCGCTGGATAAACTTTTGCCTAAGAGTTTTGGAAAAGAAAGCTTAAGGAGAAGATGA
- a CDS encoding simple sugar transporter permease, whose amino-acid sequence MGWAAVKPYRLRVLWLLIGFVAVAVTIYTMSFFGLKPTRLIEFALLALTPLAFAAVGECINEKSGQINIGIEGIFLISAVAGVFWAEVFESGLLGLLMGGVFGALIGGVLGLLNVYGRAEQVIAGMGLNILAIGLFQYLLMAIWAFPGIHIFPRTLVVPRISIPLVSEELAVSPISLAAIAAAFAAYLLLNKTLLGIRLRAAGEKPESVDVAGLSVYRVRIFASIVGGFLAGVGGAFMPLGWFGGLVKEITAGRGFIALAAVVFSGLNPLTALAATFIFGFAEGLAFAVVVTPSVKEAVPFHFIMMLPYIVTVAVLAIFPSTRRFPKALGKPYVRE is encoded by the coding sequence ATGGGGTGGGCCGCAGTGAAGCCATATCGTCTCAGGGTTCTCTGGCTGTTGATAGGCTTTGTAGCTGTCGCGGTGACGATCTATACGATGTCCTTTTTCGGCCTCAAGCCCACACGGTTGATAGAGTTCGCGCTGCTTGCTCTGACGCCTCTCGCCTTCGCAGCCGTCGGCGAATGCATCAACGAGAAATCTGGGCAAATCAACATAGGCATCGAGGGGATATTTCTGATTTCGGCTGTGGCGGGTGTTTTCTGGGCCGAGGTGTTTGAGTCAGGGTTGCTGGGCCTGCTGATGGGCGGTGTCTTCGGCGCGTTGATAGGAGGGGTTCTGGGGCTTCTAAACGTCTATGGAAGAGCTGAGCAGGTAATCGCCGGAATGGGCCTCAACATCTTAGCCATCGGCCTGTTCCAGTATCTTCTCATGGCGATATGGGCTTTCCCCGGCATCCACATCTTCCCCAGGACACTTGTTGTGCCGCGCATCTCCATACCTCTGGTTAGCGAAGAACTGGCAGTTAGCCCCATATCCCTAGCAGCCATAGCAGCCGCCTTCGCGGCATACCTACTCCTAAACAAAACACTTCTGGGCATCAGGTTGAGAGCCGCAGGGGAAAAACCAGAATCAGTAGACGTAGCAGGCCTCAGCGTCTACAGAGTAAGAATCTTCGCAAGCATAGTGGGCGGGTTTCTAGCCGGTGTCGGCGGAGCCTTCATGCCTCTGGGATGGTTCGGAGGACTTGTGAAAGAAATCACGGCTGGACGCGGGTTCATAGCATTGGCTGCGGTGGTTTTCTCAGGGCTTAACCCATTGACTGCTCTGGCCGCCACATTCATATTCGGGTTCGCGGAAGGCCTCGCTTTCGCCGTTGTTGTAACTCCTTCGGTAAAAGAAGCCGTACCCTTCCATTTCATCATGATGCTTCCCTACATAGTGACCGTCGCCGTCTTAGCCATCTTTCCCTCAACGCGGCGATTCCCAAAAGCACTCGGAAAACCCTATGTAAGAGAGTGA
- a CDS encoding ribokinase, translated as MRRRRIMVLGDINLDIIAFHQKFPVEGYEDMAERAYIRHGGSAANVAHTLALLGTSVVMVGCVGVDPLGEMLLKGLADAGVDTAHVQKTAADITGITYIVVSKNGERTMFAYRGANKHLSHTHLSSNILSDTAILHFSGYSFLEGPQRETAFRFLEKADNTVTLDLCIPLASQPSLLENIVKHVDCVFLNSAEYSVVSGYFGVGSVSDLSRRWGCMVVFKKGGEGCEIAKTDGEVVKLPAEPVETVDGTGAGDAFIAGFLHEMLKGSPITTCGLFATRLGALAVKTIGGRLEHL; from the coding sequence TTGAGACGGCGGAGGATCATGGTCCTCGGCGACATCAACCTCGACATTATTGCTTTTCATCAAAAGTTTCCAGTGGAGGGTTATGAGGACATGGCTGAGAGAGCATACATCCGACACGGTGGCTCAGCTGCTAACGTTGCGCATACGCTGGCTTTGCTTGGAACATCTGTGGTGATGGTTGGATGTGTGGGAGTAGACCCCTTGGGCGAAATGCTTTTGAAAGGATTAGCCGACGCAGGAGTGGACACCGCTCATGTGCAGAAAACCGCAGCCGACATCACGGGCATAACCTACATAGTTGTGAGCAAAAACGGAGAGCGCACTATGTTCGCTTACCGAGGGGCAAACAAGCACCTCAGCCATACACATCTCTCCTCCAACATCCTCAGCGACACAGCCATACTACACTTCTCCGGCTACAGCTTCCTCGAAGGCCCGCAAAGAGAAACAGCTTTCAGATTTCTCGAGAAAGCGGACAACACCGTCACACTTGATTTGTGCATACCCCTAGCCAGCCAACCATCTCTTCTGGAAAACATAGTCAAACATGTTGACTGCGTCTTCCTAAACTCGGCAGAATACAGCGTTGTTTCAGGATATTTTGGTGTGGGTTCTGTTTCTGATTTGTCGAGGCGGTGGGGCTGTATGGTTGTCTTCAAGAAAGGCGGTGAGGGATGCGAGATAGCCAAGACCGATGGCGAGGTCGTGAAGCTGCCCGCCGAACCCGTGGAAACCGTGGACGGAACAGGCGCAGGCGACGCATTCATAGCCGGTTTTCTCCACGAGATGCTCAAGGGTTCGCCGATAACCACGTGCGGCCTTTTCGCCACACGATTAGGCGCCCTCGCCGTCAAAACCATCGGCGGCAGACTGGAGCATCTATAA
- a CDS encoding inosine/uridine-preferring nucleoside hydrolase yields the protein MLRLIIDTDTAGDDTISLLMALKWPGVRLEAVTVVCGNVEFSQQVENALYTVEKFADHYVPVYPGCDRPFLRTWKYADYVHGKDGMGENYFPKARQRPENKHAVQALLELVNSSPGEYTIIAQGPLTNIATAIMLDKNFVKKVRRLYIMGGYADGYGNVTPAAEYNFWVDPEAAKIVLHSGINPFIVGWDIAVKYSVVEEDMHREIAKWGTREADFFVKVNRKVVEFEKKVMGIPGSTHPDTITTAIAIEPRIARKVERRYVDVETQSELTRGMSVVDHRGVLGKEPNADVCYEADAQLFREMLFKILRGR from the coding sequence ATGCTGCGCCTGATAATTGATACTGACACTGCCGGTGATGATACGATTTCGCTGCTGATGGCCTTGAAATGGCCTGGCGTGCGGCTTGAGGCTGTGACCGTGGTCTGCGGAAACGTTGAGTTCTCTCAGCAAGTCGAAAATGCGCTCTACACCGTTGAGAAATTCGCGGACCACTATGTCCCTGTTTATCCGGGCTGTGACAGACCCTTTCTAAGAACCTGGAAATACGCTGACTATGTCCATGGAAAAGACGGCATGGGTGAGAACTATTTCCCCAAAGCTCGTCAAAGACCAGAGAATAAGCATGCGGTGCAAGCCTTGCTGGAGCTGGTTAACTCGAGCCCCGGAGAATACACTATCATAGCGCAAGGCCCTCTCACAAACATCGCCACAGCCATCATGCTGGACAAAAACTTCGTTAAAAAAGTGAGAAGACTCTACATCATGGGCGGCTACGCGGATGGATACGGCAACGTGACCCCGGCGGCTGAGTACAACTTCTGGGTAGACCCTGAAGCTGCCAAGATAGTTCTACACTCTGGGATAAACCCGTTTATCGTCGGATGGGACATCGCAGTCAAATACAGCGTGGTCGAGGAGGATATGCATCGTGAGATAGCTAAGTGGGGGACGCGGGAGGCTGATTTCTTCGTCAAGGTGAACAGGAAAGTGGTGGAGTTTGAGAAAAAGGTGATGGGTATTCCCGGTAGCACACATCCCGACACGATAACCACGGCAATAGCGATAGAGCCTAGAATCGCGAGAAAGGTTGAGCGGCGGTATGTGGATGTGGAGACGCAGAGCGAGCTGACACGCGGCATGTCGGTGGTTGACCACAGAGGAGTGCTGGGAAAAGAGCCGAACGCAGACGTATGCTACGAAGCCGACGCCCAGCTTTTCAGAGAAATGCTGTTCAAAATCCTGCGTGGCCGATGA
- a CDS encoding basic membrane protein A, with protein MNRKALTRTESILAVLLVVAIVAGAVGWTQPGQRTVETVTTTVTVGGSAQTITITRVVTSTVTVERPISPGTIKIAVVSDIGGRGDLSFNDMAFKGGDEAEKDLGVQMVELISKTEADYVPNLETAARDPDVKLIVGVGFLLSEALLEVAAKYPDKNFAGIDTFTQALAVQKTGKPLPNMLDIVYEEHKGSAMVGALGCLLAAYYNEQGGNYPYIGGVFGIEIPVLWKFEIGYKWGCDWGLKWYEQRFGRRAPLIGEDGRYGSGPNWENGLYCPQAGQCWYKGRVLWTYTGTFSDITKGYAAAKSMYEQQAIAVYNIAGPLGLGINQAVQEIATEKKLKSGPPYWIGVDANQDWINPGFVIASMMKRVDRGVYYAALLTVIGKFKEVVADTNGVLVLGIGTKVGNLSMEGISVSTLADLDEFIKMGVDAEKLTGKKVLPMSPEEIRQKVTEMRQNLPTWIWDGLTELESKIRSGQAQVPMVLTKEEVDRWRELLG; from the coding sequence ATGAATCGAAAAGCTTTGACGAGGACCGAATCTATTCTCGCTGTTCTTCTTGTTGTCGCCATAGTCGCTGGGGCTGTTGGTTGGACGCAGCCGGGGCAGAGAACCGTTGAAACTGTCACGACAACCGTCACCGTCGGCGGCTCCGCACAAACCATCACAATTACTCGTGTCGTAACATCGACGGTTACGGTCGAGCGCCCCATTTCACCTGGAACCATCAAGATAGCTGTTGTTTCTGACATAGGTGGCCGCGGCGACCTCTCCTTCAACGACATGGCCTTCAAGGGCGGGGATGAGGCCGAGAAGGACCTAGGTGTTCAGATGGTTGAGCTGATAAGCAAAACAGAGGCCGACTATGTCCCGAACCTCGAGACAGCAGCCCGCGACCCCGATGTCAAACTAATCGTAGGAGTAGGCTTCCTCCTCAGCGAAGCACTCCTCGAAGTCGCAGCCAAATACCCAGACAAGAACTTCGCAGGCATAGATACTTTTACACAGGCTCTAGCGGTTCAGAAAACAGGGAAACCCTTACCCAACATGCTGGACATCGTCTATGAGGAACATAAAGGCAGCGCCATGGTCGGCGCCCTCGGCTGTCTGCTCGCGGCATACTACAACGAGCAGGGAGGAAACTATCCATACATCGGAGGAGTCTTCGGGATAGAGATACCCGTTCTCTGGAAGTTCGAGATTGGCTACAAATGGGGATGTGACTGGGGTCTGAAATGGTATGAACAGCGTTTCGGTAGACGTGCACCTCTCATAGGCGAGGATGGGAGATATGGTTCAGGGCCCAACTGGGAAAACGGCCTATACTGTCCACAGGCCGGCCAGTGCTGGTACAAGGGCCGCGTGCTCTGGACATACACGGGCACTTTCAGCGACATAACCAAGGGATATGCGGCCGCTAAATCCATGTATGAACAACAGGCAATAGCTGTGTACAACATCGCGGGGCCACTCGGTCTAGGAATCAATCAAGCTGTCCAAGAGATAGCGACCGAGAAAAAGCTCAAAAGCGGGCCGCCATACTGGATAGGTGTAGACGCCAACCAGGACTGGATTAACCCCGGCTTCGTCATCGCCAGCATGATGAAGCGTGTGGACAGAGGCGTATACTACGCAGCGCTTCTAACAGTGATTGGGAAATTCAAAGAAGTAGTGGCCGACACAAACGGTGTCCTTGTTCTCGGAATAGGCACCAAGGTTGGCAACCTATCTATGGAAGGCATTTCGGTGAGCACCCTCGCAGACTTGGATGAATTCATCAAAATGGGTGTGGATGCGGAGAAGCTGACCGGAAAGAAGGTTCTACCCATGTCTCCAGAAGAAATCCGTCAGAAGGTGACGGAGATGCGGCAAAATCTGCCGACATGGATATGGGATGGTTTGACGGAGCTGGAGAGCAAGATAAGAAGCGGGCAAGCCCAAGTGCCCATGGTGCTGACCAAGGAAGAAGTCGATAGATGGCGTGAACTTCTCGGCTAA
- a CDS encoding ABC transporter permease, producing MIQENLSRKIRKPLKKLAESMLAVAVGLVGGAALMAAYGYDFVKAYRALFLGAFGDFSGFLETLAFATPLIMTALTFAIGVRSGLFNIGAEGQMYIGAIGAAFVGGALNLPPIIHLIFATVFGMLAGAVWSLPAALLKISRGVHEVVSTIMLNWIAFWLVTYLITYHVADPARAERAIPAQETARYLVIGSSLTTVFILVIAFSLIAYFLLWRTTLGYELRVVGHNQEAARYAGINISKTIVMSFFMGGLAAGLAGVSQVLGRPPHWTVFATMGNLINLGFEGIGVALVGRNHPVGIIFASIFYGGLLHGGRFMEFEAGVASEIVRAINGIIILALAVPAALDLIKKIFPRKKWGGPQ from the coding sequence ATGATACAGGAAAACCTGTCCAGAAAAATCCGTAAACCCCTAAAAAAGCTAGCCGAATCCATGCTCGCGGTGGCGGTGGGGCTCGTTGGAGGCGCCGCACTCATGGCGGCGTATGGGTATGATTTCGTCAAAGCCTACAGAGCCCTTTTCCTCGGAGCTTTTGGAGATTTCTCAGGTTTTCTCGAAACACTCGCCTTCGCCACACCACTCATCATGACGGCGCTCACCTTCGCCATAGGTGTGCGCTCCGGATTGTTTAACATAGGCGCGGAGGGACAAATGTACATTGGCGCAATTGGGGCGGCCTTTGTCGGAGGAGCGTTAAACCTCCCACCTATCATACATCTAATCTTTGCCACGGTTTTTGGCATGTTAGCTGGAGCGGTTTGGAGCCTGCCCGCGGCCCTCCTAAAGATCAGCCGAGGAGTCCACGAAGTTGTCTCAACAATAATGCTTAACTGGATTGCCTTCTGGCTCGTCACATACCTGATAACCTATCATGTAGCCGACCCGGCGAGAGCCGAAAGAGCGATTCCAGCGCAGGAAACAGCACGGTACCTTGTCATAGGCTCGTCCTTGACCACGGTCTTCATACTCGTGATAGCTTTTTCTCTCATAGCCTATTTCCTCCTCTGGCGAACAACTCTAGGCTACGAGCTGCGGGTTGTGGGCCATAACCAAGAAGCTGCGCGATACGCGGGAATAAACATCTCAAAGACGATTGTGATGAGTTTTTTCATGGGCGGGCTGGCCGCGGGACTTGCCGGGGTTTCGCAAGTTTTGGGGCGGCCTCCTCACTGGACAGTCTTCGCCACCATGGGTAACCTCATCAACCTCGGGTTCGAAGGCATAGGAGTAGCTCTAGTGGGCCGCAACCATCCCGTGGGGATAATCTTCGCAAGCATCTTCTACGGCGGCCTACTCCACGGAGGCCGGTTCATGGAGTTTGAAGCAGGAGTAGCCTCAGAAATCGTAAGAGCCATAAACGGCATAATCATACTGGCTCTCGCAGTACCGGCGGCCCTTGATTTAATCAAGAAAATTTTTCCAAGAAAAAAATGGGGTGGGCCGCAGTGA
- a CDS encoding 5'-methylthioadenosine phosphorylase produces the protein MIQPQHLKTREIAKRVVAAGDPARVVQLSKMLEKPRLVNENRGFIAYTGKYEGEDVTVICHGVGGPSSAIVFEETVMLGAKLIIRLGSCGAFLKGMKIGEAVIPTAASYIGGTLQQYIPDTHITPVPSYDVLTTLVDEFRRSGLKTYVGPVFSSDAFYAEDPNFVAKWSGLGYIAVEMECATLFGLGMLRKFKTGSALLISDNLAEMTPMVDAEQLKTYVEKAGQATLSAAVKIPLE, from the coding sequence ATGATTCAGCCGCAGCATTTGAAGACCCGTGAAATTGCTAAGCGTGTTGTGGCGGCAGGCGACCCCGCACGTGTTGTCCAGCTCTCCAAGATGCTTGAGAAGCCACGGCTCGTAAATGAGAACAGAGGATTCATTGCATATACGGGAAAGTATGAGGGCGAAGATGTCACCGTTATCTGCCACGGTGTCGGCGGACCTTCTTCGGCGATTGTTTTCGAGGAGACTGTTATGCTGGGCGCCAAGCTGATTATCAGGCTCGGCTCATGCGGCGCTTTTCTCAAAGGCATGAAAATCGGTGAAGCCGTTATCCCAACCGCCGCATCCTACATAGGTGGAACACTCCAGCAATACATCCCAGACACACACATCACACCCGTGCCGAGCTACGATGTCTTGACCACGTTGGTCGACGAGTTCAGGCGAAGCGGGTTGAAGACATATGTTGGACCTGTTTTCTCGAGCGACGCCTTCTATGCCGAGGACCCCAACTTCGTCGCAAAATGGAGCGGCCTCGGATACATAGCTGTGGAGATGGAGTGCGCAACCCTCTTCGGACTCGGAATGCTCAGAAAATTCAAAACAGGCTCAGCCCTACTCATAAGCGACAACCTCGCAGAAATGACCCCCATGGTCGACGCGGAACAATTGAAAACCTATGTCGAAAAAGCGGGACAAGCCACGCTATCGGCGGCCGTAAAAATTCCACTAGAATAA